A portion of the Amyelois transitella isolate CPQ chromosome 2, ilAmyTran1.1, whole genome shotgun sequence genome contains these proteins:
- the LOC132902001 gene encoding uncharacterized protein LOC132902001: MSDIDTERVILEVQCRPALWDLSNNLYKDRDARQAAWLEICKELYENYEDFSDTEKKSTEKKIQARWKTARDCYTKVKASNKKLKSGSGAKKGKGYSYYNIMTFLDSNKRVEGQESLENSQDDSSGHTSTLELSQHPIVDTSEVLIPETSTSGNENDTASRETQKQSKRKKASSPTPFEIQLLQSIQHKKDEENDEDLSFFKSIMPNIKKLSTYQKLLFRSKVLNLLIDIEKENVITLEDLSNIVLTNDTQAEH, translated from the exons ATGAGTGATATTGATACGGAACGTGTTATTTTAGAAGTGCAATGTCGCCCCGCTTTATGGGATCTGTCTAACAACTTGTATAAAGACAGGGATGCGCGTCAAGCTGCATGGCTCGAGATTTGTAAAGAATTATACGAAAATTATGAGGACTTCAGTGACACAGAAAAAAAGTCAACAG aaaaaaaaatacaagcgCGATGGAAAACCGCGAGAGATTGCTATACGAAAGTCAAAGCTAGTAACAAGAAACTTAAGTCTGGTTCTGGTgctaaaaaaggaaaagggtacagctattataatattatgactTTTCTGGACTCTAACAAAAGAGTAGAAGGACAAGAATCTTTGGAAAATTCTCAGGACGACTCTTCGGGTCATACAAGTACACTTGAATTGTCCCAACACCCAATAGTTGACACTAGTGAGGTGTTAATACCTGAGACCAGTACATCTGGAAATGAAAATGACACAGCAAGCAGAGAAACGCAAAAACAATCAAAGCGTAAAAAGGCGTCGTCGCCGACTCCTTttgaaatacaattattacaatccatacaacacaaaaaggacgaagaaaatgatgaagacttgtcattttttaaatctattatgccaaacataaaaaaattgtctacatatcaaaaattattgtttcgaTCAAAGgtattaaacttattaattgacattgaaaaagaaaatgttattacaTTGGAGGATTTATCGAACATCGTACTGACAAATGACACTCAAGCAGAACATTAA
- the LOC132901999 gene encoding uncharacterized protein LOC132901999 gives MDYLLIYYLAKRRRRQQRQPISPYVSSRMLCGEFVTKFTLLREDERRFFKYFKMSTSTFDELFSKLEPYLKHSANTLKVRSVSIILPIERLAITARYLVSGHTFVDMHLAYHAGQSTIRKIVNDVCQIIWQRLKEECIPVFTRMRWEDIAEGFLSNTNFPNCLGAVDGKHIRIIRPPHSGSLYYNYKHYYSIVLLAMCNANYEFTYINVGIQGKESDSSVFTNSTLFQQMQDELLDIPPPKSLPVLQNNKPTNTAATTPVPYVIVGDEAFGLSTHLMRPYARAIAMDHRKKIFNYRLSRARRYIESTFGIMANKFRILHRPLNVSREHAICFIKAICIMHNFVRKRDGFGNISDVVITPRHIRDITNGFGLVQRNSYTIRDQFADYFATNGKVSWQDRCIY, from the exons ATGGATTATTTGTTGATATACTACCTAGCCAAAAGACGACGTAGACAACAGCGGCAGCCAATCAGCCCATATGTCTCGTCCAGAATGTTGTGTGGAGAATTTGTAACCAAGTTTACGCTATTAAGAGAAGATGAGAGgagattttttaagtattttaaaatgtcaacGTCTACAtttgatgaattattttcgAAACTTGAACCATATTTGAAACATAGTGCTAATACTCTAAAAGTAAGAAGTGTATCAATTATATTACCAATAGAGAGGTTGGCAATAACGGCaag GTACTTAGTAAGTGGACATACTTTCGTGGATATGCACTTGGCGTACCATGCGGGACAATCTACCATCCGAAAAATTGTTAATGATGTCTGTCAAATTATAtggcaaagactgaaagaagaATGTATACCAGTATTTACACGTATGCGATGGGAAGACATAGCAGAAGGCTTTTTAAGCAACACAAATTTTCCTAACTGTTTAGGTGCTGTAGATGGAAAACATATACGGATTATAAGACCACCTCACAGCGGATCACTTTACTACAATTACAAACATTACTATTCCATTGTCTTGCTTGCAATGTGTAACGCAAACTATGAATTCACCTACATAAATGTTGGAATACAAGGTAAAGAATCTGACTCTTCAGTTTTCACCAACAGCACTTTATTTCAACAGATGCAGGATGAGCTATTAGATATTCCTCCTCCAAAATCATTGCCAgtgctacaaaataataaaccaaCCAATACTGCAGCTACCACACCAGTGCCATACGTCATAGTTGGAGATGAAGCGTTTGGACTGTCTACACATCTTATGCGACCATATGCGCGGGCTATTGCAATGGATcatagaaagaaaatatttaattatagattGTCAAGAGCTAGACGTTACATTGAATCAACCTTTGGAATAATGGCCAATAAGTTTCGAATACTTCATCGTCCACTTAACGTTTCTAGAGAACATGCCATTTGTTTCATAAAAGCAATTTGTATAATGCATAATTTTGTACGAAAAAGAGACGGATTCGGTAATATCAGCGATGTTGTCATAACACCCCGCCATATCCGCGATATCACAAATGGATTTGGGCTAGTTCAAAGAAACTCGTATACAATACGAGATCAGTTCGCTGATTACTTTGCCACAAACGGTAAGGTATCGTGGCAAGATCGCtgtatttattga
- the LOC132901752 gene encoding uncharacterized protein LOC132901752 codes for MRRVDRILDLAKALKDEESDNIREKENIEPTVSPSIIHSTHGANPIQDNISKKSGEKYNVNELSYHDFISLKKLANDLKMKTITKISEMKVIKIEAESPDILYYKNSFADEDFSTLKLLKTIPILPPLKPAY; via the exons ATGAGGAGAGTCGACAGAATATTGGATTTGGCAAAAGCATTAAAGGACGAAG AATCCGATAATATACGAGAGAAAGAGAATATTGAGCCTACCGTTTCGCCTTCAATAATAC ATTCTACTCATGGCGCTAATCCTATACAAGacaatatttctaaaaaatcTGGTGAGAAATATAACGTCAACGAATTGTCTTACCATGATTTTATATCTTTGAAAAAGTTGGCAAACGActtgaaaatgaaaacaataacaaaaatttctgaaatgaaagttattaaaattgagGCTGAATCCCCGGATATTTTGTACTACAAAAATTCTTTTGCTGATGAAGATTTTTCtacattaaaactattaaaaaccATTCCTATATTACCTCCTTTGAAGCCTGCTTATTAA